In Actinacidiphila yeochonensis CN732, a genomic segment contains:
- a CDS encoding terpene synthase family protein, with amino-acid sequence MSAEPLTRPAAGPDGPAGPDVSQTAARPSRIGQLPPFYSPFNEYLVHPRAAEVAERAVAWTDRFGIYPDAAERAWGLATHSADFSCRIIPGGDVEPLVLFAQWNYWANAVDDWQDSADTPVSTAAITDHSVRLARALEAPGSAMLPPGPLTTALDDLVARTRAALTPFQLRRFTEGARDWLLGAGWQTANSERGVMPSLADFTSACALANGTRFSLTWSDAAHGIHLPPDTLYSAPVQVLTDAAGFVVSADNDLFSYDKDDDQEPWEQNLVNVVAAEYGCTPAEAVPYAVALRDRVQAFMVRLREQVARTADEPLRRYLDTLGYYVSGSIEWQSRAPRYASPRNRNPWPVEGSRIPVTYRDTPSDPDPGPPPLPVFAWWWHQLTN; translated from the coding sequence ATGTCCGCCGAACCCCTCACCCGCCCCGCGGCCGGCCCCGACGGCCCCGCCGGTCCGGACGTGTCGCAGACCGCCGCCCGGCCCTCCCGGATCGGGCAGCTTCCCCCCTTCTACAGCCCGTTCAACGAGTACCTCGTCCACCCGCGGGCCGCGGAGGTCGCCGAGCGGGCCGTGGCGTGGACCGACCGGTTCGGGATCTACCCCGACGCCGCCGAGCGCGCCTGGGGCCTGGCCACGCACAGCGCCGACTTCTCCTGCCGGATCATCCCCGGCGGCGACGTCGAGCCGCTGGTGCTGTTCGCGCAGTGGAACTACTGGGCCAACGCCGTCGACGACTGGCAGGACTCCGCCGACACGCCGGTGAGCACCGCCGCCATCACCGACCACAGCGTGCGGCTGGCCCGCGCGCTGGAGGCCCCCGGCTCGGCCATGCTGCCGCCCGGTCCGCTGACCACCGCCCTCGACGACCTGGTGGCACGCACCCGCGCCGCACTCACCCCGTTCCAGCTGCGCCGGTTCACCGAGGGCGCGCGCGACTGGCTGCTCGGCGCCGGCTGGCAGACCGCCAACTCCGAACGCGGGGTGATGCCCTCGCTGGCCGACTTCACCTCCGCCTGCGCCCTCGCCAACGGCACCCGGTTCTCCCTCACCTGGTCCGACGCCGCCCACGGCATCCACCTGCCGCCGGACACGCTGTACTCCGCGCCGGTCCAGGTCCTCACCGACGCCGCCGGGTTCGTCGTCTCGGCCGACAACGACCTCTTCTCGTACGACAAGGACGACGACCAGGAGCCCTGGGAGCAGAACCTCGTCAACGTCGTCGCCGCCGAGTACGGCTGCACCCCGGCGGAGGCGGTGCCGTACGCCGTGGCGCTGCGGGACCGGGTCCAGGCGTTCATGGTGCGGCTGCGGGAGCAGGTCGCCCGCACGGCCGACGAGCCGTTGCGCCGCTACCTCGACACGCTCGGCTACTACGTGTCCGGGAGCATCGAATGGCAGTCACGGGCCCCGCGTTACGCCAGCCCGCGCAACCGCAACCCCTGGCCGGTGGAGGGCTCCCGTATCCCCGTCACCTACCGCGACACCCCGAGCGACCCCGACCCGGGGCCGCCGCCCCTGCCGGTGTTCGCCTGGTGGTGGCACCAGCTGACGAACTGA